DNA from Natrarchaeobius halalkaliphilus:
CGGGTCGTTCGAGGCCGTCCACACGCCCGGCCATCAGCCGGACAACTACGCACTCGTGGACGAGGAAGCCGGGATTCTCGTAGCCGGTGACGCCTTATTCGGTGCCGATCTCCGTGGGCTCCCCGACGGCTATCTCGTTCCGCCGCCGGCGCTCTATTCCGAGAACGTGAACCGAGCCGAACAGAGCCTGGAGACGCTGCTCGAGTACGACTTCGATGCGGTGCTCGTCTTTCACGGCTCGTCCGTGACCAAAGACGCGTACGACCGCCTCGAGGCGTTCGTCGACTTCCCCGGGAAGCCGGACTGGGCGACGTATCTGGATAGTGGGCCCTGAATCTCTCCGTACGACCGGCGAACTCGATTCTCACGTCGCCTCTCTTTATGAGCCTCGAGTCGGAACG
Protein-coding regions in this window:
- a CDS encoding MBL fold metallo-hydrolase translates to MSTEILPDVYDITVEETDGRRTRAFLRTRDVPTLIDTGFAETTDALFTELDDLGIAPRRLVITHGDSDHIGGFDDVVERYDVETWVPEQTTVDTRVRPDNRYEHGDSIGSFEAVHTPGHQPDNYALVDEEAGILVAGDALFGADLRGLPDGYLVPPPALYSENVNRAEQSLETLLEYDFDAVLVFHGSSVTKDAYDRLEAFVDFPGKPDWATYLDSGP